One window from the genome of Diabrotica virgifera virgifera chromosome 6, PGI_DIABVI_V3a encodes:
- the LOC126886550 gene encoding zinc finger protein 728-like isoform X2 has protein sequence MSQSEEKTLTENMKIHSGGKTHNCEICFKQFRYASALKAHSRVHTGEKPHKCDICFKQFSRTTHLKQHLITHSGETPYKCEICFKPFAHSSTLKQHMRVHTGEKPHKCDICFKQFSRTTILKQHLITHTRESPYKCEICLKTFARADTLKHHLNIHSGEKPYKCEICLVQCSQRATLKNHMKIHTGDRPYCEICLKPFAHKISLAEHMYVHTGERPHKCEICFKRFSQAGSLKTHLRVHTGEKPYQCKICFKQFKSPLHDHIKLHAGHTPLQTGPHKCELCCKEFVRKSALNQHLKLHTGEKPYKCEICLNQFTQKNTLNQHMKVHTREQPYKCEVCFKLFSHPSALKQHLRLHTGEKPYKCEICCRQFSQSGSLKQHMKVHTGEKPYKCEFCCKLFAQSGTLKQHIRLHTGEKPYKCEICFNMFSCNDYLTKHLKKAHRG, from the coding sequence ATGAGTCAATCTGAAGAGAAAACATTAACTGAAAATATGAAAATTCACTCTGGGGGAAAAACTCAcaactgtgaaatttgttttaagcagtttagatACGCTAGTGCTTTGAAAGCACATtcgagagtgcacactggggagaaacctcacaagtgtgacatttgttttaagcagttttcccGAACAACTCATTTAAAACAACATTTGATAACTCACTCTGGGGAAACTCcatacaaatgtgaaatttgttttaagccgtTTGCCCACTCCAGTACTTTGAAACAACATATGAGAgtacacactggggaaaaacctcacaagtgtgacatttgttttaagcagttttcccGAACAACTATTTTAAAACAACATTTGATAACGCACACTAGGGAAAGTccttacaaatgtgaaatttgtttgaagacatTTGCTCGGGCAGATACTTTAAAACATCATTTAAATATTCActctggagaaaaaccttacaagtgcgaaatctGTTTAGTGCAGTGTTCTCAGCGAGccactttgaaaaatcatatgaAAATTCACACTGGAGATAGACCTTACTGCGAAATTTGTCTTAAGCCGTTTGCTCATAAAATTTCTTTAGCAGAACATATGTACGTCCACACTGGTGAAagacctcacaagtgtgaaatttgttttaaacggtttagtcaagcaggttctttgaaaacacatttgagagtgcacactggtgaaaaaccgtaccagtgtaaaatttgttttaaacaatttaagagTCCTTTACATGATCACATAAAACTTCACGCTGGACATACACCGCTTCAGACTGGACCGCATAAGTGTGAACTTTGTTGTAAAGAATTTGTCCGTAAGAGTGCTTTAAATCAACACTTGAAActtcatactggagaaaaaccgtacaagtgtgaaatttgtcttaaTCAGTTTACTCAGAAAAATACGTTAAATCAACACATGAAAGTTCACACTAGAGAacaaccttataagtgtgaagtttgttttaaactgttttcTCACCCGAGTGCTTTGAAACAACATTTGAGAttacatactggagaaaaaccatataagtgtgaaatttgttgcaGGCAGTTTTCCCAGTCTGGTAGTTTAAAACAACATATgaaagttcacactggagaaaaaccttataagtgtgagtTTTGTTGTAAGCTGTTTGCTCAGTCAGGTACTTTGAAACAACATATAAGAttgcacactggtgaaaaaccttacaagtgtgaaatatgTTTCAATATGTTTTCTTGCAACGATTATTTGACTAAGCATTTGAAAAAAGCACACAGGGGGTAA